A stretch of the Marivirga tractuosa DSM 4126 genome encodes the following:
- a CDS encoding YqjF family protein — translation MTIEEILNNTKHRPWDLPNERWKYYQEWNDTLFLHRKVDPNELRRFVPNDLEIDLYNGQSWVSLVAFKMEKVRPRFLPAFSPISNFHEINIRTYVKKNSKAGVYFLSIEGGNRVSCNIAKAFSGLPYRHSKMNRADSIYCSENKEFDDRVFIKYEVGETLEHKTLLDKWLTERYALFQDTKTSINKFEIHHIEWPIQKFDIKEIDIIYPKFKTLLNKDPDLLHYSSGVQVIAWGKKRVN, via the coding sequence ATGACTATTGAAGAAATATTGAATAATACCAAGCACAGACCGTGGGACTTACCAAATGAAAGATGGAAATATTACCAAGAATGGAATGATACATTATTTCTTCATAGGAAGGTTGATCCAAATGAATTAAGGAGATTTGTCCCCAATGATTTAGAGATTGATCTCTATAATGGACAGTCTTGGGTTTCACTTGTGGCATTTAAAATGGAGAAGGTAAGACCTAGATTTCTACCCGCTTTTTCACCCATATCTAATTTTCACGAGATAAATATTAGGACATACGTGAAGAAAAATAGCAAGGCGGGAGTTTATTTTTTGAGTATTGAAGGTGGAAATAGGGTTTCTTGTAATATTGCCAAGGCATTTTCGGGATTGCCATACCGGCATTCAAAAATGAATAGAGCGGATTCTATATACTGCTCGGAGAATAAAGAATTTGATGATAGAGTGTTTATAAAGTATGAAGTAGGAGAGACTCTTGAGCACAAGACATTACTTGATAAGTGGTTAACTGAAAGATATGCTTTATTTCAAGATACAAAGACCTCAATTAACAAGTTTGAGATTCATCATATTGAATGGCCAATTCAAAAATTCGACATTAAGGAAATTGATATAATATATCCCAAGTTTAAAACATTACTAAACAAGGATCCTGATTTACTGCATTACTCCTCTGGTGTTCAAGTAATCGCATGGGGCAAGAAGAGAGTTAATTGA